One window of Bacillus alkalicellulosilyticus genomic DNA carries:
- a CDS encoding metallophosphoesterase family protein: MKYAFISDIHGNAVALDAVVDSLQKENVNQTFVLGDICYRGPEPKRSLDIVRSIATKVIKGNADEWVVRGVKEGEVPSAALEIMNIERDWIRSKLNDDDVTFLQSLDTELHLTMENGQKIHAFHATPTSLFEVVLPKENDDVLLEKLMSKQEASLYLYAHIHLPYVRFFQGKCVANLGSVGLPFDGQPRASYLLVEEDETEFNIKIKRVSYDVERVLKKYEELEYPNVELLSKVVKNGISPF, translated from the coding sequence ATGAAATATGCGTTTATTTCTGATATTCATGGAAATGCGGTCGCTTTAGATGCTGTTGTTGATTCGTTACAAAAAGAAAATGTAAATCAAACGTTTGTATTAGGGGATATCTGCTATCGCGGCCCTGAACCGAAGCGCTCTCTTGACATCGTTCGATCGATTGCGACCAAAGTGATTAAAGGCAATGCCGATGAGTGGGTCGTACGCGGGGTAAAAGAAGGAGAAGTTCCTTCTGCTGCACTCGAAATAATGAATATCGAAAGAGACTGGATTCGATCTAAATTAAACGATGACGATGTTACCTTTTTACAATCGCTAGATACCGAACTTCATCTTACAATGGAGAATGGTCAGAAGATACATGCTTTCCATGCGACACCTACTAGTTTGTTTGAAGTGGTGCTACCTAAGGAAAATGATGATGTACTTTTAGAAAAATTAATGTCAAAGCAAGAAGCTTCACTTTATTTGTATGCTCATATTCATTTGCCATATGTGCGTTTCTTTCAAGGTAAATGCGTAGCAAACTTAGGCAGTGTCGGCTTACCATTCGATGGACAACCTCGCGCCTCCTATCTTCTTGTTGAAGAGGATGAAACAGAATTCAATATAAAAATTAAGCGCGTTTCCTATGATGTCGAACGTGTACTCAAAAAATATGAGGAGCTAGAGTATCCAAATGTAGAGTTGCTATCAAAGGTGGTAAAAAACGGGATAAGCCCTTTCTAG
- a CDS encoding conserved virulence factor C family protein, with the protein MKIKTIEPTPSPNTMKLILDENLPQGTRNNYTKDNKEEAPSYIQQLFGIEGIKGVYHVADFLALERNAKVDWKVILPQVREVFGEASSVDNFQHQQQDNAFGEVKVFFQMFKGIPMQIKVSDGEREERIGLPDYFKEATFKVQQADDNVVLERKWVEQDIRYGDVQEVGREVAEEITAAYSKERIEALVNEVVGSSSQQKTLNPVFQKITFEMLEDPDWKKRYAALDRIDPSEDDIPVLAKALEDEKASIRRLATVYLGMIETLNVLPYLYQALQDNSVTVRRTAGDCLSDIGNSDAIPVMIEALKDPNKLVRWRAAMFLYEVGDEAALDALKEAENDPEFEVSMQIKMAIERIETGEEAKGSVWKQMTEARKDK; encoded by the coding sequence ATGAAAATCAAAACGATTGAACCAACACCAAGCCCAAATACAATGAAATTAATCCTAGATGAAAACCTTCCTCAAGGGACTCGCAATAACTATACAAAAGACAATAAAGAAGAGGCACCAAGCTACATTCAGCAATTGTTCGGGATAGAAGGCATTAAGGGAGTTTATCATGTTGCGGACTTCTTAGCTCTTGAACGAAATGCAAAGGTCGATTGGAAAGTCATCCTTCCGCAAGTTCGAGAGGTTTTTGGTGAAGCAAGCAGTGTGGACAATTTCCAACATCAACAGCAAGACAATGCCTTTGGAGAAGTAAAAGTATTTTTTCAAATGTTCAAAGGAATCCCAATGCAAATTAAAGTGTCAGATGGTGAAAGAGAAGAGCGAATTGGTCTTCCAGACTATTTCAAAGAAGCTACCTTTAAAGTACAACAAGCTGATGACAACGTAGTATTAGAACGTAAATGGGTAGAACAAGACATTCGCTACGGAGATGTACAGGAAGTGGGTCGTGAAGTAGCTGAAGAAATTACAGCTGCATATAGCAAGGAAAGAATAGAAGCACTTGTCAATGAGGTTGTAGGTTCTTCATCTCAACAAAAGACACTTAATCCAGTATTTCAAAAAATCACATTTGAGATGCTAGAAGATCCGGATTGGAAAAAGCGTTATGCTGCGCTTGACAGAATTGATCCATCAGAAGACGATATTCCTGTGTTAGCAAAAGCGTTAGAAGACGAGAAAGCTTCAATTCGTCGTCTCGCAACGGTATACTTAGGGATGATTGAAACTCTTAATGTGTTACCTTACTTATATCAAGCACTTCAAGACAATTCTGTTACGGTTCGACGTACAGCTGGTGATTGTCTTTCCGACATTGGGAACTCTGACGCGATTCCTGTAATGATTGAAGCGTTAAAGGATCCGAATAAACTTGTACGTTGGAGAGCTGCGATGTTTTTATATGAAGTTGGAGATGAAGCGGCATTAGACGCGTTAAAGGAAGCAGAGAATGACCCGGAGTTTGAGGTTAGTATGCAAATTAAAATGGCCATTGAACGAATTGAAACAGGCGAAGAAGCTAAAGGTTCGGTTTGGAAACAAATGACTGAAGCGCGTAAAGACAAATAA
- a CDS encoding TlpA disulfide reductase family protein, giving the protein MKAPAFSLKDINDLEIALTDFKGKPVMITFWASWCPDSIKDLHQKNELFTSMDKDKLVFLTINVTGREGHEGDGPKFIAEQGYKFPVLLDKGTKTYDSYRCMGVPTTILLDKDQNIVATFNDRSTFMDIMNGLTKLV; this is encoded by the coding sequence ATGAAGGCTCCAGCATTTTCATTAAAAGACATCAATGACTTGGAAATAGCACTAACGGACTTCAAAGGCAAACCTGTAATGATAACTTTCTGGGCTTCATGGTGTCCTGATTCTATCAAAGATTTGCACCAAAAAAATGAGTTATTTACAAGCATGGACAAAGACAAGCTTGTCTTCCTTACGATAAATGTGACAGGGCGAGAAGGGCATGAAGGTGATGGTCCTAAATTTATTGCGGAGCAAGGATACAAGTTTCCCGTTCTGTTGGACAAGGGGACAAAAACGTATGATTCCTATCGCTGCATGGGTGTTCCAACGACGATACTCCTAGATAAAGACCAAAACATTGTTGCCACCTTCAATGACAGAAGTACGTTTATGGACATTATGAACGGACTCACAAAGTTAGTATAA